TGCTAATCTGTTTTGGATAGGTCACCGATTTCGTTACAACACCTACGTATTGTTTAGTCTCGGGCTAGGGCAGAGATTGCAGAATTCAAGCGACAAACAACTGCAACAGGTGATTTAACTTTATTTTCTATTTGACCAAATACCACAATGTTTTATTCTCCATCTTTCAATGTATTTTGCCTGTACATAAATGAACCTCGCAAAGTCATCGCAGATTAAAGTTACCATTCAAAATATTTATTGCTTTTATGAGGAGATGGCAGAACCTATCGCTTATTGCCTGATGTCCAGTGCCCTTGGCTCGAGCACTCACGACACCAACATAACAGAGCTTAAGGGGTGCATTGACGCTGAACAAACTTGATGGGTACGTTTTTGGGGGGTAAGTCTTGCCTCATAAAATCATTCACAGCTGGGCCACTCAATGATTCTCTAAAAAGAGAGAACTCTAAAAGAGAGAATCATTAATTAGTTGTGTATCTCAACACCTTTGCCAaacttaaaataaaatgatattacattgtacaacattgtatCCATAGAGGAACTTGACTCAAAGTATGGTGTCAAAATGAAGACTTTAATTAGAGAATCATTAAAAACATGATCATGAAACTATAAACACTATAATAAAGTAGACAACAATAAAAAGAAATAGGTAAAAATAATGCCTGTCTTGCTTGTTCTGGTTATTGATCTTCTGCTATACTTTCTTTGTGCACAATCTGGTGTATTTAGCATGACGTACAGTGAATGAAATCAAATGTCCTCAGGCAGGTCTTTCCAAAGTCTTGGGGTGATGATGGTAAAATCCTTAACAATCCTTCAGTATTGACACAATTATCAGAGTTCATCAGAACTACTAAGTATTGTATTCCTTAAAttacagatacagtttcaagaaCAACCTGCATGACCCTCAACAGCTCTTGTAAttaaaacaataaacaaatCAACCAATTTTACTCAACTAATtggtcaaacacacatacactctaaaGGGCTGCAGAGATAAAGAGGTCAACCAGAAATTAATTGAGCACCTTGATGGGTTTCTTATGAAATTACCAATGTTTGCTTCGAAACTGAAAGGTGTCAGCCAGTGTTTACCAAGATTCTACCCAGTCTGACACAGCTTCCCCTCCATTGTTACAGGGGTAGAGTATCTTCCCTGTGtcctgtcatgttggactgtagatctggtgttactgcatgtgctgtcccagTCGGTGCAGGCCAgtagttcttccagctgtgggtcatTCGCAAGCGctctcaggtggtgactgctAAGACAGCTTTGCCCCAGACATCACTGCTTTGGGGTTTTTCTATTGTGGACACGCAGGTGACTCTTCAGATGGCTATTTGTTTTACCTGAatagtcacagaggtcacagctgtagggcttctccccagtgtggattctgcggtgataTGTGAAACTGCTACcactgctaaaggttttaccacagaggtcacagctgtagggcttttctccagtgtggattctgcggtgaactgtgaaactgctaccactgctaaaggttttaccacagaggtcacagctgtagggcttttctccagtgtgcattctgcggtgaactgtcaattccccagcctggctaaaggttttaccacagaggtcacagctgtagggcttctctccagtgtggatcctgcggtgatctGTGTAACTGCTAGCATGgcgaaaggttttaccacagaggtcacagctgtagggcttctctccagtgtggattctgcggtgaactgtcaaTGCCCCAGTCTGTTTAAAggatttaccacagaggtcacagctgtaggacttctctccagtgtggatcctgcggtgatctGTGTAACTGCTAGCATGGCGAAAGGTTTGactacagaggtcacagctgtagggcttctctccagtatgGATCCTGCAGTGTACTCTGAAtgtgccagcctggctaaaggttttaccacagaggtcacagctgtagggcttctctccagtgtggattctgctgtGATTTTTCAAATTggaagcctggctaaaggttttaccacagaggtcacagctgtaggacttctctccagtgtggattctgcggtgaactgtgaaactgctacaactgctaaaggttttaccacagaggtcacagctgtagggcttttctccagtgtggattctgcggtgaactgtcaaTTCCCCAGTCtgtttaaaggttttaccacagaggtcacagctgtagggcttctccccagtgtggatcctgcggtgatctgtgtaactgctagcacagctaaaggttttaccacagaggtcacagctgtagggcttctctccagtgtggattctgcggtgaactgtgaaactgctagcacagctaaaggttttaccacagaggtcacagctgtagggcttttctccagtgtggatcctgcggtgatttTTCAAATTGGAatcctggctaaaggttttaccacagaggtcacagctgtagggcttctctccagtgtggattctgcggtgaactgtgaaactgctaGCCCAGCTAAAGGtttgaccacagaggtcacagctgtagggcttctctccagtgtgcattctgcggtgaactgtcaaTTCCCCAGTCtgtttaaaggttttaccacagaggtcacagctgtagggcttctctccagtatgGATCCTGCAGTGTACTCTGAAtgtgccagcctggctaaaggttttaccacagaggtcacagctgtagggcttctctccagtgtggatcctcatgTGCTTCTTAAGGTTACTGGATGAGGAAATGCTCTTCCCACATGtatcacagtgatgtgtctccataactcagctctctctttgttctctgtctagtctctctggatcctgtcttgtatctagtctctggaagcttgtttctctcgttgatcctctgtctggttactgctgtttctggttgagtctctctatggttgagtctctctctgtagtctctcggATTGAgtctctgttgtctctctggagccttaagATATCTTCTCTGTCTAGTCTCCGCCCATGACCAAGTATAATTGGCCAGTAGGGGATCTGGATGAAACAGTTCCAAGTTAATGAGAACTCAGCTTTCCCATATGAAGGAACTCTTTTGTCTGTCATAATGTCCACTTTTCACatgtaatgttgatcatttggtAAGATGTGTATGTTTTTCAGGTTTGTTTTTACTGGAGAAAAACACAACTCTGTGACAAAAAAACTTTATCTCTGGCATACAACTCCTCTTTATTTTAATTGggttttcttcaaaattatAGGCTATATGATTAACCTACACAATACGGATTAAATGCAAATTAACCATAAAATGACTTTGGATTGGAATTGCAAAGTTTTAAATCCAAATCTctattgtgtgtgtctcaagTTCTATTTAAAAACTGAGAATTTGTTGAGGAAAGTAATCTATGCTTCTATTTAATATGTTCTATATCTCTGTTGAATGATGAATATAATCTATGCTTctgttgaataaaaatacaatcAATGCTTCAGATATACCAAAATGTGTAATAACCATGTTGAACATATATTCCAGATACAATTAATGCTTCAGATAAAATAAGTAATGATTATGATTATGCACCAGTACATGACAGtgtctgagagagtgagaagagggTCATTCTCAGATAATGTATCCTTTCATGAGAAGAGGAATGCAATTAGTCAGCATACTGGCAGGCAGGGGTGCACGGGGTGATTTGATTTGCTGCAGAGAATGTGGAAGTCAAGGCCAGTAAGAGGTAAAGGATAGGGGAGGCAAGATTACCACCGCACCATGACCGCACAATGCCCGTACCATGACCACACCATGACTGcaccatgaccacaccatgaccacaccatgaccgcaccatgaccgcaccatgaccgcaccatgaccacaccatgaccgcaccataaccgcaccatgaccacaccatgaccacaccatgaccacaccatgaccacaccatgaccgcaccatgaccacaccatgaccacaccatgaccgcaccatgaccacaccataaccgcaccatgaccacaccatgaccacaccatgaccacaccatgACCACACCAAGGGACAAGGAGAGGGAACAATGGGCCTCACAACTCTTGAGAGTCAACACCAGGTGAGAAGAAACCAAAGGCTTTTGTCTTCTCTACTCTACGATGCTAGACTGGTAACATTGACTGGTATCGCCGATCTACACTGAGACACCTTTGGTGTATTGtattcattgtttgatttgCATAATTTTTCATTTTATTAAACTATTAAGAACTTGGTCTGCCATTTCACCTGGTGTTCTTCTCCACCCAAATTAGAACCTCAACAAATGGTGACCTCCGACGTGTTTGGGGGATAGATCTGGAAGAGTAGGTCCCCAAGAAGGGAACCCAGAAGATGGAGTAAGGGGGCAGGGCGGTGGTGGTTGACTGACACTCACTCGGGCCCATCATAACCAGGtaagcagagcctgtttaaccgaaaCCTGCATAGCTTAGGACCCAGTAGCTTTAGGAGTGAGTGTCTGTAAACTGCTGTTAGGCCTGTGACCAAAGACTGCTAGAACCAAAATGACACTGTAAAGATACTTGTAGTTCAGATAAACGTTGATGCAAACTCAAAGATAGATAGATCCCTGATGTAATTTTTAATTTAAAGAACAGCATTTTTTTTCCAGAGCAGCTGTAGGATTAACCAGACACTGAGTCTTGGAGCGATATAGGATGGAATACTAGCACATATGACTGGGGATACAAGCCCAAAGCAGCAGTAAAGAGGGTTAGTGGGGGTAAGAACCAGCTGGAAAGGTTTTCAGTAATCAGAGGGAAGGCTAGGGTTAGGCTGTCAGGGATTGCAAACCAAAAAATGTGTAACccttgaagaggtctgtccttcaGTAACCACTGATTAGTTAACAATGATTAAAtataatgattactttattacttttatactgtttaaaatgctctgaatataataaacaatgtttgatctataccctgcTAAATTAAGCTCAGGAGCACATAACCCTTGGTTATATCcgggagagaaatatgcctatctattaattatgtttcttgtatcattgataaaccGTTATTATGCTGTTTTCTTATGCCTGCATGGCCATAAGTTCGTTATTTGTCAGGTGCGACTAGGAAATGCCTGTGACACTTGGGTAGGTGagaggtcacaatattaccaaagtgtataatgccatgcaacttttaattaggaaaatagaaggaacatcagggccatttctaggagccctatctaaagacctaaacaaaagctatctagaaTGCAGTGTCCTTTTTTCTGTGCTTGTGATGGCTATGCTAATCGTCTCAtatcctcccatattgtgatactatttaaatctatttaactcccttgatttcctgtattcattgtccagcCTTCTGAGACACTCAAGTTGAGTatatcagacacctgcaccttacTGGATGTAGTCCACGGTATGGTAAGATGTGTCTGTGATACAGCCCCCTGCCCCGACAAAGGGCCCAGTCCACTGGAAGTGCTTCTCATCTGTTGTGCATGGACATCCCCCACCCTACAAAGGACAAAGTTAACCTTGAGAGTCTGCGTTCCTGTTTCTGTGTTATGGTTCTACTGCAGTGTTGCTCCCCTCAAGCTTGCGCTCGCCACCCCGGCCTTGGACACAGCTGTGGCTTGCCGCAAGCTTTTGCTCCAGCCtatctccaccatccctcccacacacccagcctgagAGCCAGGCTGTATAGGGTGGGCGTAAGGGCAGGTTGGTCAAGGCCTGGGACTGTCAAAAAAGCCTGCCTCAAGCCTAGGGCTCTCCCCTTTGGTCCTGGGCGGGCTTGGTGACCACAGCTGTGGATCAGGGCTGGACTGTGATGTTGTGGGGGTTGGTGGAcagaggggtgagtgtgggggcgAAGGTGCCATGTTTTCTGtatgtgtctcctgtgtgtcgtaggaactacatttacatttagtcatttagcagacgctcttatccagagcgacttacagtaagtacagggacattccccctgaagcaagtagggtgaagtgccttgcccaaggacacaacgtcatttggcacggctgggaattgaactggcaaccttcagattactagcccgactccctcaccgctcagccatctgactcccgtagTTACTTGCTGCAGAGAGGGTCACAGTCGGTGGTAAATAATCAAATGGTAACAGAAAAAGGCAAATTCTGTAATCACCACATAAAGTTTCTaactaaagttacattcaaAATGTTGGCTACGAAAGTAGCCTAAACACTGAAGATCATTCACCATAAAAACCAAGAGAATATACGTGCAAATGGACTGGATTCTTTATTCAGATCAATAGAAAATCATTAAATGTAAATCAAtattatataggctatattttttGTAGACGCTGTGAATTTGAAGCAATCTAGGCCTATAGCCTATACATATCCCATTATTACATTTAAACTGTCACTATAGTGAAACAGACTTGTCTGCCGTAATGCTTCTGGGTTTCTTAAAATTGATGAGAAATGACTCAATTCTGACAGGAAAATCGAAATATTGAGTAATTATATGAATTGTTACTAAATTAAAATGTATAACCAAATGTATACAGAAGGcaaatataggctacttttagTATTAACCTAATATAATAAAAGCATAATTTAGGCATAAAACATGTATGAATAATTTATAGTGACCAAAGTCATGTTTTTAACACTGATATTATCTTGATCGAAGAATTTAAATGACAAGAAGATCTTTGAACACAAGAGATTACTTGATTATGAACCTTTCCTATATTTAGGCTTCTTTCTGCACCGTCTCCGAAACTACATAATCTGGCCAATAACCCACCACtcattacatttaaattaaatGAGTTATCATTATTAAAACGGATCCATTTGAGCGTATATAGCTATATTCAGAAAATTACAAGTATTTGTAAATTATGTAATTTAACATCAAAATAATTGAACATGAACATTCACCAGTTGATGACAATGCTCACAATGATGATTGTGAGGCTGGTGATAAAATATATAGTAATATGTATACGTTATTATTACCTTATAATTAACAACAATAATAAGGATGGAAATTATTTGTACGATCAAATAATCAAATAATTCATAGCCCAACATGATTTGTAATTTAAATGACATTGTTACACAACATATGTTTGTAATTGAGTGTTTGAGTCGTTTCACAATaattttgtaaaatatttgatcgTGCAATAATCCAACATGCACAAACTTGCAATAGTGACTTCTAAGGTAAAGCAATCTGATTATAAATACTTCGATTTTTGAACAAGCATCTGTACTGGGTAGGCTTCCTCTAAGATAAGTTCAGGAGAGAACTACATGAACGACAGCCTGAGGACCAACGTGTTTGTGAGGTTCCAAGGTGAGCCTGTGCCTGCATCTTCCTCACTGCCAGAGCCCT
The Osmerus eperlanus chromosome 17, fOsmEpe2.1, whole genome shotgun sequence DNA segment above includes these coding regions:
- the LOC134038122 gene encoding zinc finger protein 271-like encodes the protein METHHCDTCGKSISSSSNLKKHMRIHTGEKPYSCDLCGKTFSQAGTFRVHCRIHTGEKPYSCDLCGKTFKQTGELTVHRRMHTGEKPYSCDLCGQTFSWASSFTVHRRIHTGEKPYSCDLCGKTFSQDSNLKNHRRIHTGEKPYSCDLCGKTFSCASSFTVHRRIHTGEKPYSCDLCGKTFSCASSYTDHRRIHTGEKPYSCDLCGKTFKQTGELTVHRRIHTGEKPYSCDLCGKTFSSCSSFTVHRRIHTGEKSYSCDLCGKTFSQASNLKNHSRIHTGEKPYSCDLCGKTFSQAGTFRVHCRIHTGEKPYSCDLCSQTFRHASSYTDHRRIHTGEKSYSCDLCGKSFKQTGALTVHRRIHTGEKPYSCDLCGKTFRHASSYTDHRRIHTGEKPYSCDLCGKTFSQAGELTVHRRMHTGEKPYSCDLCGKTFSSGSSFTVHRRIHTGEKPYSCDLCGKTFSSGSSFTYHRRIHTGEKPYSCDLCDYSGKTNSHLKSHLRVHNRKTPKQ